From one Thermomicrobiales bacterium genomic stretch:
- the rpmA gene encoding 50S ribosomal protein L27, whose product MAHKKGMGSSRNGRDSNAKRLGVKLYDGNATRAGGIIVRQRGTKFYPGNNVGMGRDYTLYSLIDGEVKFEPISRDRRRVSVYALTTQLAAVEVEAAVAD is encoded by the coding sequence ATGGCTCATAAAAAGGGCATGGGAAGCTCACGTAATGGCCGCGACAGCAACGCAAAGCGGCTCGGTGTGAAGCTCTACGACGGCAACGCGACGCGGGCCGGCGGCATCATCGTTCGCCAGCGTGGCACCAAGTTCTACCCGGGCAACAACGTCGGGATGGGGCGAGACTATACGCTGTATTCGCTGATTGACGGCGAAGTCAAGTTCGAGCCAATCTCGCGCGACCGCAGGCGTGTAAGCGTCTATGCGCTCACCACCCAGCTGGCCGCCGTCGAGGTCGAGGCCGCAGTCGCCGACTAA
- the rpmE gene encoding 50S ribosomal protein L31: protein MKTGIHPKYQEATVVCSCGNTWVTKSTRPSLRVDLCNKCHPFYTGEQRIVDTAGQVERFMRRLEGAQTDSRRKKTERRQKKLDQRQRIQGRDEQLLVASSDGDAPSDG from the coding sequence ATGAAGACGGGTATTCACCCGAAGTACCAGGAAGCGACCGTGGTTTGCTCCTGCGGCAACACCTGGGTAACGAAGTCGACCAGGCCGAGCCTGCGGGTCGACCTCTGCAATAAATGCCACCCGTTCTACACGGGCGAGCAGCGAATCGTCGATACCGCCGGCCAGGTCGAGCGCTTCATGCGCCGACTCGAAGGCGCTCAGACCGACTCGCGCCGCAAGAAGACCGAACGGCGCCAGAAGAAGCTCGATCAGCGCCAGCGCATCCAGGGCCGGGACGAGCAACTGCTCGTTGCCTCCTCGGACGGGGACGCCCCGTCCGACGGCTAA
- a CDS encoding M81 family metallopeptidase codes for MHARLTVVAAELSHETNTFSSVTTDRAAFQRAGLRRGSEILSALRDTATSFAGFLDAADLADVLLVPALAVWATPSGLVDDAVLEALVAEIVAAIESSRPDGIVLALHGAMVSGAHEDADGWILERIRSVAGWSVPIVATLDLHANVSPRMVELADILIGYDTYPHVDQRDRASEAFDLLLAIIERRIQPVSSMMKPPMMPTSQNMTTDREPMRSIVARAHEIESLPGVLNVTISGGFPPADTADTGFSVLVTTDGDERLAETCAAELASYAWERRSQFLGGVATWDDASEILKSDASGPIVLVDIADNPWTGGPGDSAELVRFLLREEVGDACVASICDPRAVERCIAAGPGSTIGLELGGHTDRLHGPPLHIAGEVRNLSVGRYVNAGPMHAGVEVNLGPTAVVRVGGIDVVVTTYAETPIDLNVFRSQGIEPTARRVIALKGKGHFRAAFEPIAARVVLVEGPGITGSDLSRLKFERVRRPIWPLDPDLDWDITATRR; via the coding sequence ATGCACGCCAGGCTGACAGTCGTCGCCGCCGAGCTATCGCATGAGACGAACACCTTCTCGTCCGTTACGACCGACCGTGCCGCTTTTCAACGGGCGGGATTACGGCGGGGCAGTGAGATTCTGTCCGCGCTTCGCGACACTGCCACGTCGTTCGCCGGATTTCTCGATGCGGCCGATCTCGCCGATGTACTGCTCGTCCCGGCGCTTGCTGTCTGGGCAACCCCATCTGGCCTCGTCGATGACGCAGTGCTTGAAGCGCTGGTCGCTGAAATCGTGGCCGCGATCGAGAGCAGTAGGCCGGACGGCATAGTGTTGGCCCTTCACGGAGCGATGGTGAGCGGGGCACACGAGGACGCGGACGGCTGGATTCTCGAACGCATTCGATCGGTTGCGGGGTGGAGTGTTCCGATCGTCGCAACCCTGGATCTGCACGCCAATGTCAGCCCGCGGATGGTCGAGCTCGCCGATATCCTGATTGGCTACGACACCTACCCGCACGTCGATCAACGCGACCGAGCAAGCGAGGCGTTCGATCTTCTTCTGGCGATCATCGAGCGCAGGATCCAGCCGGTTTCCAGCATGATGAAGCCACCAATGATGCCGACATCGCAGAACATGACGACCGATCGCGAGCCGATGCGTTCGATCGTCGCGCGCGCACATGAGATCGAATCACTCCCCGGCGTCCTGAACGTCACGATCTCAGGCGGCTTCCCTCCGGCGGATACAGCCGATACGGGCTTCAGCGTGCTGGTGACGACCGACGGCGATGAGCGCCTCGCGGAGACGTGCGCCGCTGAGTTGGCGTCATACGCCTGGGAGCGACGTTCGCAGTTCCTCGGCGGTGTTGCGACCTGGGATGACGCCTCCGAAATCCTGAAGTCCGATGCGTCGGGGCCGATTGTTCTGGTCGATATCGCGGACAATCCCTGGACTGGTGGACCCGGCGACTCTGCGGAGCTCGTCAGATTTCTGCTTCGTGAAGAGGTCGGTGATGCCTGCGTTGCGTCGATCTGCGATCCTCGGGCGGTGGAGCGCTGCATCGCTGCTGGCCCGGGCTCAACGATCGGCCTCGAGCTCGGTGGGCACACCGATCGCCTGCATGGGCCACCGCTACACATCGCAGGCGAGGTTCGAAACCTGAGTGTCGGTCGCTACGTCAACGCGGGGCCGATGCACGCGGGTGTCGAGGTCAACCTCGGGCCGACCGCTGTCGTTCGAGTTGGCGGTATTGACGTGGTCGTAACGACCTATGCCGAGACACCGATCGACCTGAATGTGTTTCGGTCGCAGGGCATCGAACCGACTGCCCGGCGGGTGATCGCGCTGAAGGGGAAGGGCCATTTTCGGGCGGCGTTCGAACCGATCGCTGCGCGGGTCGTCCTTGTCGAAGGCCCGGGCATCACCGGATCGGACTTATCCCGACTGAAGTTTGAGCGCGTGCGCCGGCCGATCTGGCCACTTGACCCGGATCTTGATTGGGATATCACCGCCACGCGACGCTGA
- the hemC gene encoding hydroxymethylbilane synthase — protein MSNSREHTPTTLRIATRGSQLARLQTDRVASILEAAHPGLRCEIVVVSTQGDRDKQTPLAILGGQGVFAKELQQAVLRGEADCAVHSVKDLTSEMPAGLTLAAILDRADPRDVLISRHPGGLAGLPTGARVGTSSRRRVAELRLARPDLVAVELRGNVDSRIRKVLDDPEAGYDAAILAAAGVERMERGDTISEYLDVDRFIPAPGQGALGVDCRSDDRATRALLETIADSTTTIEVEAERTFLRVCGGGCRSPLAAYAQADAGIVRMWAMYADESLDRIATTEDEDDMEDANSLATRLATTLRERVEA, from the coding sequence ATGAGCAACAGCCGCGAACATACGCCAACAACACTTCGTATCGCGACGCGGGGCAGCCAGCTCGCGCGATTGCAGACCGATCGCGTCGCGTCGATTCTCGAGGCCGCGCACCCCGGTTTGCGCTGCGAGATTGTCGTTGTTTCGACCCAGGGAGATCGCGACAAGCAGACTCCGCTTGCGATCCTTGGGGGGCAGGGAGTATTTGCCAAGGAGCTTCAGCAGGCCGTCTTGCGCGGCGAGGCGGATTGCGCGGTGCACAGCGTCAAGGACCTCACGTCCGAGATGCCGGCCGGCCTTACATTGGCAGCCATCCTCGACCGAGCCGATCCGCGCGATGTGCTCATTTCTCGCCATCCCGGCGGCCTTGCCGGCCTGCCCACGGGGGCGCGAGTTGGCACGAGTAGTCGTCGCCGCGTTGCCGAGTTGCGTCTTGCCCGCCCGGATCTCGTTGCCGTCGAGCTTCGAGGAAATGTCGATTCGCGCATCCGCAAGGTGCTCGATGATCCGGAGGCCGGGTATGACGCGGCGATCCTCGCGGCGGCAGGTGTCGAGCGGATGGAGCGCGGAGACACCATCTCCGAGTATCTGGACGTCGATCGGTTCATTCCAGCGCCGGGACAGGGCGCGCTTGGTGTTGACTGCCGATCCGACGATCGGGCAACACGGGCGCTTCTCGAAACAATTGCCGACTCGACGACGACCATCGAGGTCGAGGCCGAGCGGACGTTCTTGCGGGTTTGTGGCGGAGGCTGTCGCTCACCGCTGGCGGCCTACGCGCAGGCAGATGCAGGCATCGTCAGAATGTGGGCGATGTACGCTGATGAGTCTCTCGACCGCATAGCGACCACCGAGGACGAGGACGACATGGAGGATGCCAACTCGCTCGCTACTCGGCTGGCGACGACACTCCGGGAGCGTGTTGAGGCATGA
- the hemB gene encoding porphobilinogen synthase: MSQSGGALPDFRRYRRLRQSEGLRRFARETILHPGDFVYPLFVTFGRGVRREVSSMPDVFQLSIDQLEREANVLLDLGIGSVILFGIPEVKDLDASDAYDPDGVVQQAIRELKRIAPNLVVIGDVCCCEYTSHGHCGILDGEIVDNDRTLALLARTAVAQAQAGVDIVAPSDMMDGRVRVIREALDEAGYVNLPVLSYSAKYASGFYGPFRDAADSTPEFGDRRSHQMDPANVREAYLEIAADIDEGADAIIVKPAMPYLDVIAGARERFDVPIAAYNVSGEYAMVRAAGRAGWIDERRVTMELLTSIRRAGASQIITYHAKSAAGWLREEYGATLTARSSPVVGVSQGTPAGGVQSD; encoded by the coding sequence ATGTCACAATCTGGCGGGGCGCTGCCTGATTTTCGCCGGTATCGACGTCTCCGCCAGTCTGAAGGGCTGCGTCGCTTCGCGCGTGAGACCATCCTGCATCCTGGTGATTTCGTCTATCCATTGTTCGTTACGTTCGGCAGGGGTGTCCGACGTGAGGTGTCCTCGATGCCTGATGTCTTTCAGCTCTCGATCGACCAGCTCGAACGCGAGGCGAATGTGCTGTTGGATCTCGGGATCGGAAGTGTCATTCTCTTCGGCATTCCCGAGGTGAAGGATCTTGACGCCTCCGATGCATACGACCCCGATGGAGTCGTCCAGCAGGCGATCAGAGAACTGAAACGAATTGCCCCGAATCTCGTCGTCATCGGCGATGTCTGCTGCTGCGAGTACACGTCCCACGGTCACTGTGGGATTCTGGACGGCGAGATCGTTGATAACGACCGGACGTTGGCGCTGTTGGCCCGGACGGCCGTCGCGCAGGCCCAGGCGGGCGTTGATATCGTCGCGCCGTCGGACATGATGGATGGCCGGGTGCGCGTGATCCGCGAGGCGCTTGACGAGGCCGGCTACGTCAACCTGCCGGTTCTCTCCTATTCGGCAAAGTACGCTTCTGGCTTTTACGGTCCATTTCGCGACGCCGCAGATTCCACGCCGGAATTTGGCGATCGGCGCAGCCATCAGATGGACCCGGCAAATGTCCGCGAAGCCTATCTGGAGATCGCGGCCGACATCGACGAGGGCGCAGATGCGATCATCGTGAAGCCCGCCATGCCATATCTCGATGTTATCGCTGGAGCACGTGAGCGGTTCGATGTTCCGATTGCCGCCTACAACGTCAGCGGCGAGTACGCGATGGTTCGCGCCGCTGGCCGGGCGGGCTGGATCGATGAACGCCGGGTGACGATGGAGCTGTTGACCTCGATCCGCCGGGCCGGCGCCAGTCAGATCATCACCTACCACGCCAAATCCGCCGCCGGTTGGCTCCGTGAGGAGTATGGCGCCACACTGACGGCTCGATCTTCACCCGTGGTTGGTGTGAGCCAGGGCACGCCCGCCGGAGGCGTACAATCAGATTGA
- the rplU gene encoding 50S ribosomal protein L21 has translation MYAVIKTGGKQYRVAAGDTIAVERLDAEAGSQVEIDRVLMVSGEAGITIGAPVVDGAAVVATISEHFRGPKIRVFKFKPKKRYRRTTGHRQEMTRLTINEIRIA, from the coding sequence GTGTACGCGGTCATTAAGACAGGCGGCAAACAGTACCGCGTCGCCGCGGGCGACACGATTGCGGTTGAGCGACTGGATGCCGAGGCTGGCTCGCAGGTCGAGATCGACCGCGTGCTGATGGTCTCTGGCGAAGCGGGAATCACAATCGGTGCGCCGGTTGTCGACGGCGCTGCCGTCGTTGCGACAATCTCGGAGCACTTCCGTGGCCCGAAGATCCGCGTCTTCAAGTTCAAGCCGAAGAAGCGCTATCGCCGCACCACTGGCCATCGCCAGGAGATGACCCGACTGACGATCAACGAGATTCGGATCGCCTGA
- a CDS encoding uroporphyrinogen-III synthase has translation MSATPPARALAGLRVVVTRARRQAGDLAGRLEALGAEVIELPVIEIQPLPPAGLDAGLRQLASFDWLVLTSTNGVDVLLDRARALEITIDRSCGLKVAAIGEATAGRLTAACVPVHLVPPRAIAESLLEALVAQGVAGRRVLLPVAEGARQVLPEGLRAAGAMVEVIDTYRTVRPAGAAAETVGAIREGSVDMMTIASPSAARNLAEIVGLPLAKSIIVASIGPITSQAARELGLRVNVEAAEHSIAGLVDAVVACAAGRATE, from the coding sequence ATGAGCGCGACACCGCCCGCGCGTGCTCTCGCCGGATTGCGGGTGGTTGTCACTCGTGCCAGGCGGCAGGCAGGCGACCTGGCCGGCCGGCTGGAGGCGCTCGGGGCCGAGGTTATCGAGCTGCCAGTAATCGAGATCCAGCCGCTACCCCCCGCTGGCCTCGACGCGGGCTTGCGCCAGCTTGCGAGCTTCGACTGGCTGGTGCTGACAAGCACGAACGGCGTGGACGTGCTGCTTGACCGCGCCCGGGCGCTCGAGATCACGATCGATCGTTCGTGTGGGCTGAAGGTCGCTGCGATCGGTGAGGCAACTGCTGGCAGGTTGACGGCCGCGTGTGTCCCGGTGCATCTCGTTCCGCCACGCGCCATCGCAGAATCGTTGCTGGAAGCGCTCGTCGCGCAAGGTGTTGCCGGCCGGCGGGTGCTCCTGCCGGTGGCCGAAGGGGCGCGGCAGGTTCTCCCGGAGGGCCTGCGCGCAGCAGGCGCGATGGTCGAAGTGATTGACACATACCGAACAGTCCGACCGGCTGGCGCTGCCGCCGAGACAGTAGGCGCAATCCGCGAGGGAAGCGTCGATATGATGACCATCGCGTCGCCATCGGCGGCCCGGAATCTCGCTGAGATCGTCGGCTTGCCTCTGGCGAAAAGCATTATCGTCGCATCGATTGGGCCGATAACGAGCCAGGCAGCGCGTGAACTCGGCCTCAGAGTCAATGTCGAGGCTGCCGAGCATTCGATCGCGGGACTCGTCGATGCGGTGGTTGCGTGCGCGGCGGGCCGCGCGACAGAGTGA
- a CDS encoding phosphotransferase, with translation MHYQLIASRLASGELIPDALPVAGGGDYCSAWDAGDGWLVLVARTDEASRSLERAASILPVIAPRVSIPIPEAGTTGVILGGQRFLMLRRLPGVPLSAALLDSMSPAQVETTTRAIAAFLGEVHATPADLAMAAGIPIGWYPFAATEDAMRDGPAEQHYVADLASLTRASLLDGELLGRLDRLVTIHLQRGEEDPILLHGEVSADHVLIDPETLDVTGIIDFQGVILGDPVRDLIYLSDSYGSSFVDTVLSHYSGTALRDPKPALEFYRVWHEVARLLWAAEHGYQERVPVLCSRVAAAVDTICR, from the coding sequence GTGCATTACCAGCTCATTGCCTCCCGGCTCGCGTCCGGCGAGCTGATTCCGGATGCCCTCCCCGTCGCCGGCGGAGGCGATTACTGTAGCGCCTGGGATGCAGGAGACGGGTGGCTGGTCCTTGTCGCTCGCACCGACGAGGCCAGCCGCAGCCTCGAACGCGCCGCATCGATCCTGCCGGTCATCGCGCCCCGGGTCAGTATCCCCATTCCAGAGGCGGGGACCACCGGCGTTATCCTCGGTGGGCAGCGCTTCCTGATGCTTCGACGTCTGCCGGGCGTGCCGCTTTCGGCAGCACTGCTCGACTCGATGTCGCCGGCCCAGGTCGAGACGACGACACGGGCGATCGCCGCCTTCCTCGGCGAGGTACACGCCACACCGGCCGATCTCGCCATGGCAGCGGGCATCCCGATCGGCTGGTACCCATTTGCAGCGACCGAAGATGCCATGCGCGACGGGCCGGCCGAGCAACATTATGTCGCCGATCTCGCCTCCCTGACCCGCGCCTCGTTGCTCGATGGAGAGCTCCTTGGCCGGCTGGATCGGCTGGTTACGATCCATCTCCAGCGCGGAGAGGAAGACCCGATTCTGCTCCACGGCGAGGTCTCGGCCGACCACGTCCTGATCGATCCCGAAACCCTGGATGTAACGGGAATTATCGACTTTCAGGGTGTTATCCTGGGTGACCCGGTCCGCGACCTGATCTATCTCTCCGACAGCTATGGATCCTCGTTTGTCGACACTGTGCTGAGCCACTACTCCGGCACCGCTCTACGCGACCCGAAGCCAGCGCTCGAGTTCTACCGCGTCTGGCACGAGGTGGCACGTCTTCTCTGGGCCGCCGAGCATGGCTATCAGGAACGAGTTCCGGTGCTCTGCTCGCGCGTCGCGGCGGCTGTCGACACCATCTGCCGTTGA
- the thiO gene encoding glycine oxidase ThiO, with protein MGIGQSTPDITIVGGGIIGCMLAWELTGRGMTVELLERQDLAREASWASAGIISPPSPRYGVKADLALRSYRRYPSLIEEIQATTGIDVGYAQTGEVDLGDDVSRDTLLQAIAWQREHGMRVEWLSSQDEIREREPAIEGRWTCGIAATEAGSVVLARLTTALARAASTRGAIVREHTPVTGLVTTGGRVVALRTFAGERPVGAIIVAAGAWSRTLGDALDLSIPTIPVRGQMLAIADPPIPLRSVVTGGGAYLVPRADGTIAVGATEEHDAGFDSSVTPAGMAQLVERIAGVAPSLNRGKLAATWAGLRPGTADGEAIIGRVPHLDNAWVATGHFRSGALLAPGTAELLANSIVSGSVDAALAPFDPGRFS; from the coding sequence ATGGGCATCGGGCAATCCACGCCAGACATCACGATCGTTGGCGGTGGCATCATCGGCTGTATGCTCGCGTGGGAGCTTACTGGCCGGGGAATGACCGTCGAGCTCCTGGAGCGGCAGGATCTGGCTCGCGAGGCAAGTTGGGCCTCGGCCGGCATCATCTCGCCGCCCTCGCCCCGCTACGGCGTCAAAGCGGACCTTGCGCTCCGCTCCTATCGCCGATACCCGTCGCTGATCGAAGAGATACAAGCGACGACCGGCATCGATGTCGGCTACGCGCAGACCGGAGAAGTCGATCTCGGTGACGATGTCAGCCGGGATACGCTTCTACAAGCTATCGCCTGGCAACGCGAGCATGGCATGCGGGTCGAATGGCTGAGCTCACAAGACGAGATCCGTGAACGAGAGCCGGCAATCGAGGGCCGATGGACGTGCGGCATCGCAGCAACCGAGGCAGGCAGCGTCGTGCTTGCCCGACTGACCACGGCATTGGCGCGTGCCGCATCAACACGTGGAGCCATCGTGCGCGAGCACACGCCCGTTACCGGGCTGGTGACCACAGGAGGGCGAGTCGTCGCCCTGCGGACATTTGCGGGAGAGCGACCAGTGGGCGCCATTATCGTTGCGGCCGGCGCGTGGAGCCGAACACTCGGGGACGCGCTCGATCTGTCGATCCCGACCATCCCCGTCCGCGGCCAGATGCTGGCGATTGCCGACCCGCCCATTCCACTTCGGAGTGTCGTCACCGGAGGTGGCGCCTACCTCGTTCCGCGGGCCGATGGCACCATCGCGGTCGGAGCGACCGAGGAGCATGACGCGGGCTTCGATTCCTCGGTGACGCCGGCCGGCATGGCCCAACTTGTCGAGCGGATCGCCGGGGTTGCGCCATCACTCAACCGCGGAAAGCTCGCAGCGACATGGGCGGGCCTTCGCCCAGGAACTGCCGATGGCGAGGCAATCATCGGCCGTGTTCCTCATCTGGACAATGCCTGGGTTGCCACCGGTCATTTCCGGTCCGGCGCGCTGCTGGCCCCGGGAACAGCCGAGCTCCTGGCCAACAGCATAGTTTCCGGGAGCGTCGACGCTGCGCTCGCCCCGTTCGATCCAGGGCGATTCAGCTGA
- a CDS encoding 3-keto-5-aminohexanoate cleavage protein, which yields MDKLIISAALTGSRTSRAQTPYVPITEEEIAQQAVECWRAGAAIVHIHVRDQQGRVSCDAWRYQKVTDLVRAAGSDVIMNWSTGGGAGIVTDDDRTAPVRNAPEVASFDCGSTNFGDGVFINSPAFLDNLAREMNEHLVTPEIEIFDSGMVENARQLIADGLLQPPYWFQFVLGLRGGAPATARELTHLVDSLPPDSRWSVCAIGRNQLPMNVMAIAMGGHARTGLEDNIYYGYRQLAISNAQLVERIARLAEELGRPIARPDEAREIIGVAARRGVIAP from the coding sequence TTGGACAAGCTGATTATCTCGGCGGCGCTGACGGGGTCGAGGACGTCCCGCGCCCAGACGCCGTACGTGCCGATTACCGAGGAGGAGATCGCGCAGCAGGCAGTTGAATGCTGGCGGGCCGGCGCGGCGATCGTCCATATCCATGTGCGCGACCAGCAGGGCCGAGTCTCGTGCGACGCCTGGCGCTATCAAAAGGTGACCGATCTTGTGCGCGCGGCCGGCAGCGATGTGATCATGAACTGGTCTACCGGCGGAGGCGCAGGGATCGTCACCGACGACGATCGTACCGCGCCTGTCCGCAACGCTCCCGAGGTCGCAAGCTTCGATTGCGGGTCAACCAACTTCGGCGATGGCGTCTTCATCAACTCGCCGGCATTCCTCGACAATCTCGCTCGCGAGATGAATGAGCATCTGGTCACTCCCGAGATCGAGATTTTCGACAGCGGCATGGTTGAGAATGCCCGGCAGTTGATTGCGGATGGACTCTTGCAACCGCCGTACTGGTTCCAGTTCGTCCTTGGCCTGCGTGGTGGGGCGCCAGCGACCGCGCGCGAGTTGACCCACCTGGTCGATTCGCTCCCGCCGGATTCGCGCTGGTCGGTCTGCGCGATCGGCCGTAACCAGCTGCCGATGAATGTCATGGCGATCGCCATGGGCGGGCACGCCCGAACCGGGCTGGAGGACAACATCTATTACGGCTATCGCCAGCTCGCGATCAGCAATGCCCAGCTCGTTGAACGAATTGCCCGACTCGCCGAGGAGCTGGGTCGCCCGATAGCCCGGCCCGATGAGGCGCGCGAGATAATCGGCGTCGCCGCCCGACGCGGGGTGATAGCTCCCTGA
- a CDS encoding phosphoenolpyruvate carboxykinase, whose protein sequence is MVDTTAKAISKHGLDHHGVRPTGVVHWNLTTPQLYEASIRLGECTLSQHGALSVATGIFTGRSPKDKFVVREPATEEVVAWGAVNQPFDPAAFDAMHDRVARYLSEQDELYVQDLYVGADPGYRMPLRVVGQRAWQMLFARTMFIRPPRKALRNHVPDFTVLHAPAMEADPERDGTRSKTFILVSFSKNLILIGGTEYGGEIKKSIFSIMNHRLPRLGVMPMHCSANIGPGGDAALFFGLSGTGKTTLSSDPARTLIGDDEHGWSNHGIFNFEGGCYAKVINLSAEAEPDIYQATRSFGTVLENVVLDDDTREIDYRDSSLTENTRAAYKLDIISNASKDGTGGHPRNILFLTADAFGVLPPISRLTPDQASYYFLSGYTAKVAGTERGLTEPEATFSTCFGAPFMTRSPGVYGRLLREKINAHQPNVWLVNTGWTGGAYGVGHRISIAHTRAIVDAALSGALASASYRTDPIFGFDVPRAVPGVPSEVLTPSNTWDDKEAYNRQARNLAGRFRKNFEKYENDVDEQIRSAGPRAE, encoded by the coding sequence ATGGTCGATACCACTGCGAAGGCTATCAGCAAGCATGGTCTGGATCACCACGGGGTGCGACCGACCGGGGTCGTGCACTGGAACCTCACGACACCGCAGCTCTACGAGGCATCCATCCGGCTCGGCGAATGCACGTTGTCGCAACACGGCGCGCTATCGGTCGCGACAGGCATCTTCACCGGACGCTCCCCGAAAGACAAGTTCGTCGTTCGTGAGCCAGCGACTGAGGAAGTCGTGGCATGGGGCGCGGTGAACCAGCCGTTCGATCCCGCGGCGTTCGACGCCATGCACGATCGCGTGGCTCGTTACCTCAGTGAGCAGGACGAGCTCTACGTTCAAGATCTGTACGTTGGCGCCGATCCCGGGTATCGCATGCCGCTGCGAGTGGTTGGGCAGCGCGCCTGGCAGATGCTGTTCGCGAGGACGATGTTCATCCGCCCACCGCGCAAGGCACTGCGCAATCATGTCCCCGACTTCACCGTTCTGCACGCCCCCGCGATGGAGGCGGACCCTGAGCGCGACGGCACGCGCTCGAAGACGTTCATCCTTGTCAGCTTCTCCAAGAATCTGATATTGATCGGCGGCACGGAATACGGCGGTGAGATCAAGAAGTCGATCTTCTCGATCATGAACCACCGACTTCCTCGCCTCGGGGTAATGCCGATGCACTGCTCGGCCAATATCGGCCCAGGCGGAGACGCCGCGTTGTTCTTCGGCCTCTCGGGGACCGGAAAGACGACACTCTCGTCCGATCCGGCTCGGACGCTGATTGGGGATGACGAGCACGGCTGGAGCAATCACGGCATCTTCAACTTCGAAGGCGGCTGTTACGCGAAGGTCATCAACCTGTCCGCCGAGGCGGAACCGGATATCTATCAAGCAACGCGATCGTTCGGGACAGTCCTGGAGAATGTCGTCCTCGATGACGACACGCGCGAGATCGACTATCGGGATTCGTCTCTGACCGAGAATACCCGCGCAGCCTACAAGCTCGATATTATCTCGAATGCATCGAAGGACGGAACGGGAGGGCATCCACGGAACATCCTGTTCCTTACTGCGGACGCCTTTGGCGTCCTTCCGCCGATCTCGCGCCTGACCCCCGACCAGGCCTCGTACTACTTCCTCTCGGGCTACACTGCGAAGGTCGCCGGGACTGAGCGCGGGCTGACCGAGCCGGAGGCGACGTTCTCGACCTGCTTCGGCGCGCCATTCATGACGCGGTCGCCGGGTGTTTATGGCCGGCTGCTCCGCGAGAAGATCAATGCGCATCAGCCGAATGTCTGGTTGGTGAACACTGGCTGGACAGGCGGCGCGTATGGAGTCGGGCACCGTATCTCGATCGCCCACACGCGAGCGATCGTCGATGCGGCGCTGTCTGGCGCGCTGGCCAGCGCGTCCTATCGCACCGATCCGATCTTCGGCTTCGATGTTCCCAGGGCTGTCCCGGGTGTTCCCAGCGAAGTGCTGACGCCGAGTAACACCTGGGATGACAAAGAGGCGTATAACAGGCAGGCTCGGAACCTCGCGGGGCGCTTCCGGAAGAACTTCGAAAAGTACGAGAACGACGTGGACGAGCAGATCCGCTCCGCCGGTCCGCGCGCCGAGTAG